A window of Periplaneta americana isolate PAMFEO1 chromosome 7, P.americana_PAMFEO1_priV1, whole genome shotgun sequence contains these coding sequences:
- the TBC1D23 gene encoding TBC1 domain family member 23 isoform X3: protein MAVEEDDNTWVLDLETALVEDCTAASIYSICKGKSVPDFLRAEVWQVCLEVQEKGNQLVLFNEIFDLPEQNILREDCQQFVANLGNEDEDKVSVISDLESILTFYCKSKSLKYEKGNGWIEILLPLIALKLPRSGTYNLFEAIKNCYIPRCCKKNGTPFHLFRLLLLYHDPELCSFLDTKRISPDLYCLSWFQSLFAATCSLPVVQAMWDLYFQQADPFFVFFLGLVMVVNAREQILSMKNENKQTIVDTLSSMPCALEADDVTDFCSLSQYYALKTPGSFRKDLLKILFEGIVDSTETSTISQALCLPVSAQELVENAELKHNLDSIECVRFFLVDCRPAEQYNAGHLPTAFHLDCNLMLQEPAAFSTAVQGLLSAQRQALAARSAAGGEHLCFLGSGRVEEDQYTHMVVASFLQKHTHYVSMLTGGYQAIHEHFGEDVGNSLEDHNPQNCLVCSPDNASEDSETIRPNTSSSDLFGKISAAMKLKSAEVKGKLFDYIVNPTGGNTVERHVSSADKLGKRYRNMAPVFSIDDDHDGGRKYNTWQGKDGS, encoded by the exons gGTTCTCGACTTAGAAACTGCCCTCGTTGAAGACTGTACAGCAGCATCCATATATAGTATATGTAAAGGCAAGAGTGTACCTGACTTTCTGAGGGCTGAAGTCTGGCAGGTCTGTCTTGAAGTTCAAGAGAAAGGAAATCAACTTGTCTTATTCAACGAAATATTTGATCTGCCAGAACAAAATATTTTGCGAGAAGATTGTCAACAGTTTGTTG CTAATCTTGGCAATGAAGATGAAGACAAGGTGTCTGTAATCTCAGATTTGGAAtcaattcttacattttattGCAAGTCAAAAAGTCTTAAATATGAGAAGGGTAATGGATGGATTGAAATTCTACTCCCACTTATTGCGCTTAAGTTACCACGATCTGGTACTTACAACTTATTTGAAGCCATCAAGAACTGCTATATTCCAAG ATGTTGTAAAAAGAATGGAACCCCATTTCATTTATTTCGATTGTTGTTACTGTATCATGACCCAGAGTTGTGCTCGTTTCTTGATACTAAGAGGATAAGTCCAGATCTTTACTGCCTATCTTGG TTTCAGTCCCTATTCGCAGCAACATGCAGTTTGCCTGTAGTACAAGCAATGTGGGACCTGTACTTCCAACAAGCAGatccattttttgttttctttcttggtTTGGTCATGGTTGTTAATGCAAG GGAGCAGATTCTGAGCATGAAAAATGAGAACAAGCAGACTATTGTGGATACATTAAGTTCTATGCCATGTGCGCTGGAAGCAGATGATGTTACAGACTTTTGTTCTTTATCACAGTACTATGCCCTTAAAACTCCAGGATCTTTCCGAAAG GACTTGCTGAAGATATTGTTTGAAGGCATTGTTGACTCGACAGAAACTTCAACAATCTCTCAGGCACTTTGCCTTCCTGTATCAGCTCAAGAACTGGTAGAAAATGCAGAGTTAAAACACAATCTTGATAGTATAGAATGTGTTCGCTTCTTTCTCGTGGACTGTCGTCCAGCTGAACAGTATAATGCAGGTCATTTACCAACAGCTTTCCATCTTGATTGCAATTTG ATGCTGCAGGAACCAGCAGCCTTCTCTACAGCTGTGCAGGGCTTGCTGTCCGCTCAGCGTCAAGCATTGGCTGCTCGTTCAGCAGCTGGGGGGGAACATTTGTGCTTCCTGGGGTCAGGGAGAGTTGAAGAGGATCAGTACACCCACATGGTTGTCGCTTCCTTtctacaaaaacacacacactacgtCAGCATGCTCACTGGTGGATATCAAG CAATTCATGAACATTTTGGCGAAGATGTTGGTAACAGTTTGGAGGACCACAATCCTCAGAATTGCCTGGTGTGTTCTCCTGATAATGCAAGTGAAGATTCAGAGACCATTAGACCAAATACAAGTTCCTCAGATCTTTTTGGGAAAATCAG TGCGGCAATGAAGCTGAAATCTGCTGAGGTAAAGGGCAAACTGTTCGACTATATTGTGAATCCAACTGGTGGTAACACAGTTGAACGACATGTTAGCAGTGCAGATAAACTTGGGAAACGTTATCGTAACATGGCACCAGTCTTCAGTATTGACGATGATCATGATGGAG gAAGGAAATACAACACTTGGCAAGGGAAAGATGGTTCTTGA